The proteins below are encoded in one region of Sminthopsis crassicaudata isolate SCR6 chromosome 1, ASM4859323v1, whole genome shotgun sequence:
- the RNF152 gene encoding E3 ubiquitin-protein ligase RNF152 codes for MMETLSQDSLLECQICFNYYSPRRRPKLLDCKHTCCSVCLQQMRTSQKDLRCPWCRGITKLPPGFSVSQLPDDPEVLAVIAIPHTSEHTPVFIKLPSNGCYMVPLPISKERALLPGDIGCRLLPGSQQKSVTVVTIPTEQQPLQGGIPQDAVMEEEQDRRGVVKSSTWSGVCTVILVACVLVFLLGIVLHNMSCISKRFTVISCG; via the coding sequence ATGATGGAAACCCTTTCTCAAGATTCTTTGCTGGAATGTCAGATTTGTTTCAATTATTACAGTCCCAGGCGGAGGCCCAAGTTGTTAGACTGCAAACATACCTGCTGTTCAGTTTGCCTCCAGCAAATGAGGACAAGCCAGAAGGACCTGAGGTGCCCGTGGTGCCggggtattaccaagcttccccCAGGGTTCTCGGTCTCCCAGCTCCCTGATGATCCCGAGGTGCTTGCAGTGATTGCAATCCCCCACACTTCGGAGCACACTCCAGTCTTCATCAAACTTCCCAGCAATGGGTGTTACATGGTACCCTTACCCATCTCCAAGGAGCGAGCATTATTGCCTGGAGACATTGGCTGCCGCCTGTTGCCAGGTAGCCAGCAAAAGTCTGTCACTGTGGTGACCATTCCCACAGAACAGCAGCCTCTGCAAGGGGGGATTCCCCAAGATGCGGTGATGGAGGAAGAGCAAGACAGGAGGGGTGTGGTGAAAAGCTCCACCTGGTCAGGGGTTTGCACTGTGATCTTGGTGGCCTGCGTCCTGGTTTTCCTGCTTGGCATCGTTCTGCACAACATGTCTTGCATTTCTAAGCGCTTCACTGTGATCTCCTGTGGCTGA